Sequence from the Coturnix japonica isolate 7356 chromosome 19, Coturnix japonica 2.1, whole genome shotgun sequence genome:
TCATTAtactttgaaaaaacaaactgatagTGACTGAAAACATCATTGGAAAGTCTCCTATTGTATAAATTCCACCATAAtgagaaatattgaaatataaaTCGGTAATGAAGTTTTCTGTGGGTCATCAAGAAAGTCAGTGGTAGAACCAAGAGGAAAACTTGTTCTGACTGTCAGGACAAGACCAGCCTACTTCCTATTTACTTCCTATTATTTGATATCTTGCAGAAGTAGTGCCTGTTTGCTGCAGAGTAAGAGCAGTAATTATTCAGGGGAGAATATTAAAAGGCAAAATTCTACCAGCCCTATAGGCATTCATCAATATACAGTGCAGTGAAAGCTGACTTAACCAAGTTAGCTCTCAGGAAAACTTGATTTCCTGATGTTAATGTAAGCCACCTTTTAAAGTTTGAAAAAGCTTTATTGATACTGGAAATGGTCAAACAGAAATTCGGTGTTAGACGTACCTTTAAGGCAGTTTCACCATTTGCTTCAATGATGAGTTGCCTCAAACTAGATCTGCTTTCTGAAGccaaagagaaagcagtaaGGCAGCGTGGCATTGAGCACAGTCTTCATTTGATCAatcaaaatacttgtttttattcattcagCTCAGTAActattaataatattatattgGTAAAGAAGAAAGTCTGTCCTTTTCTACTGTTTTGTATTGTGTTGATAAAGATAACATTTTCCTAAAGCAGAATCACCCATGTAGCTaggctgtgctttctgtaaGTGAGACATCctgatgtttattttcctaaagTGTTGGGTGACGTAGGTGATATCACATAATTCATTGCATCCAGAGTGTTCTACCATGGTGTGCATTTGTCATACAGTGTAAGAAATAATAACGCTCACCTTATTTTTGTGTAGAGCTGTAGTTATCTTTCCCCTTGCATAGCAGATTCttgtatttcagctttctcttctgaaatgtaGAGCTTGTGAATTTTCATACCATAATGATAAACGTGTGGTGATTTGTTATACATATCAACTGTAGCCTCCCTGAAGGAAATGCAACATAGTGTCTGTATTCCTTGTTTTCAAGTCAAGAGGTGCTGCCAAAgattcatgaagaaaaacactacCCATGTGCACTGGTGGGGACTTGGAACACGTGGTACGGAGAGCAAGATCAGGCTGGTAGGAGATAGAAGTACAACAGAATGTAAAACCATACAAGTGAAACGTGTGCTTGGCAGGTTTCTTCTCTTTAAATCATCTCTGTTGATAGTAAACCTTTAGCAATGTATACAGTGAGGATGTGTGTGCATCGGTTATCAGTAGTCATATTAACATTTGcagtgcttgctttttttgtcttgttGAGTTTGACAGTGAAGCTTTTAATTCCTAAAGTTTGTTTTCTCGTTAAtactttcctgttttccaggTGGTAGATTAACAATTGGAGAAACCCTGGTCAAATTTGCTCCTGTAATATTTTGCAGGCACGGATTGTGTTCCTGAATACTTAAGCCAGAGGCAAAGGCTTACAAACACAGAGTTGTATTGGCTTataagccaaaaaaaaaaagaaataaaaagctttacTCAGACTTTCATACCGCAACTGCTATATGATAATGAAATGCAAATCATACATGCCATCTGAAAAAAGGATTGCATTGTAAACTCACAATAATCTAAATCTTTACTGGGGGTTTTCTGTTCATGTTCTTATAAGGATACCACCTAACAATGCAGATTGAAAATACATTGAACTAGAAAGCACTGAAGAGCTGCTACAGAGGTAACTGCAAAGAGGcatgtgcagaaagaaaacctgaacAATTTCCTGGGctctgggaaaaggaaagaatgggaAACCACACATACAAAGTGGTGTGCCAATGCTTGTTTTGTGGTAGGAGCTCTGTGGTTAGAGCTGTGCTAGTGTCAGTGTCACTGCCTTCTAATCCAAAAgccctgtgcagagcagggtggttggaactagatgatcttccaacccaagctgttccGCGTTTCAGTGTTTCAATACACACAGTAATTTTCCCTGCATTCACAGCATATTGGAATATTGACACTGCACAAATGTGAGGAAATAACTGTAGATAAAGCAAACAATATCTGAGAAAGAATTCTTGAAAGTTGAAGGGAAAGTGGGCagtaattgaaatgaaaaacGCTTAGCCAAATCTCATTCATTGTTTTTGTAATGTATTAACACAGACTATATCTGTAATTGCATCCACAGCTTGGCTTGAAAATGTTATTGCAACAGTTTTGGCAGAATAATAAAGCAgattatggggttttttttcttgttcagtaCTTTGCCCAGGCTGTGTTAATACTGTCTGGATATATCAAATTTGCCCTGGGGATTAGGCAATAGAAGCAGGCATACTGGATGAATTTGCTGTTGTAGTGAAGTGCTTTATACATTAGTCTCGAGTTCACTCTCCTGGAAAAGGCTCAGGACTTCTGTATAGAAGAGCAAATTGCTTTTCTGCCTCTCTGAGTTGAAATATTGTTGCCTTGCTTTATTAAGTTCTTGTAAGTAAATCTCATTAGGATTTATTAGAGACATTTAGTAGGCCTTATTAAAGAGAGAATACTTTGAAAAGACTGTCAAATGCAAACACCTGTtctgaaattatgtttttatggGGAAAATCCTAGCAAAAGTGTAGCAATTGTAGCACATTTAGATAAATTCTggtatgcatttttaatttaaccTTTATTACAGCAATAACAAGTGCATCATTTTTTGTGTGTCCTGCTGAAAGTTTCTTATGCTCTTTTTGCTTGAGTAACTCACTAAGCTAAAAAGACTACTGTTCCCTTGCTCTTAgatgaaatagttttaaaacatctttgtgAATTAAGTCAGCCTCTTAATTgaatctcattttaaattacagtcCTGTAAAGCCATCACACTTTACTAGCATGGCAACAAAACCTCCTTTTAGAAATCTTCCTCTCATTCTAAACTGTAAAGTTTTTGAATGAATGCTTTCCAAAAAGCAGATGAGTCTGTTAAAGTGTTCAAAGTGTagtgttttctttaatgaaaatcttGTTTGAAGCTGTTCCACGACTGTATAATTCTGCTgtatgaaaagcattttgtacTGTGATATTCCATAAGTTTTGCGGTTTGCACACAACATCCATGAAAAtacttcctttctctgtttcagttcATCTGTGGAGGTATGAGGGAGGCTACCCAGCTCTCAATGAGGTCATGAATAAACTCCGTCAAAATAAGGTAAAACTCCTGGATTTTGCTACAGATggttaaagaaaagaaatgtggaataGAGTAAAACAGTGCACATTTGGACACCTGCTTTTACTTACCACTTTCTGTGCAAGCTTAGAAACAGATTGGAAGAAATTCAGGTTCAGAAATATTGAATCTTAATGTTAGAGTTTCTCAGATGCTCTATAAAAGTGCCAGCTGAAGTTTTCAAAGGTGCCAGGGGAATTTGGATGCCTTTGCAGTTTAAAGGATTTCAGTATCCAAAATCTCAGTACAGTATTGAATAATCCAAACCACTGGAGGGGATATActctggggttttttttttgttgttgaaacataaaatacagtCTGACAATGACCACATTGTTTTTTAAGGAGTTCACAGAGTTTCGCAAAGAAAGAGGTAACATGCTTCTGTCTCGCAAGAACCAATTACTGTTGGAATTCAGCTTCTGGAATGAACCTGTTCCCAGAGCGGGGCCGAATATTTATGAACTGAGATCCTATCAACTTAGAgtaagtttcttttctttttttttttattttttaagctataTGATGTCATAAAATGTTCAAAGAGTGTTTATATAATGCGGATGGAAAACAGACCTCGTCTTAAAAACCTGGTTCTTATCAGAGCTGATGGCTGAGTTACTGTTGCTTTCAAAGTGTGGGGTCCAAAATGAAGGCAGGCTCCAACGAGATACTGATGTCTCCTATGTAGGGCTGGAAATCCTATGTTTAACTTGAGGGAAAACTTCTGGAAAATGACTAAGAACTAATACAGTAAGTAAACTGAGTAATTATAAATGATTATAATGTGCTTATCACTTGCAGGAAGTGGTTTTATTATTAGTGCTTTCCATATGTAAATGTGCGTATCAtcaaaatactgcagttttccTTAAGCTACAATCTTAAcagtctgttttgttcttgtagCCTGGAACTATGATTGAGTGGGGAAATTACTGGTAAGTACTGCCTTAGCACTTTAGTTTTTGTCTTTGAGAGATGTGTGTTTAAAAGTTATGAAGTGGAAGTGACAGAATGGTACTGAAGCATTTCAGGCACCAGTTAATGGTCTGCTTCTGTTCTCAGGCAACTTGTAAAATAGTTCTGTGACCCTCAGTTTATCCtttgaggaaaggaaaaggaattctGTGTGCAAACAACACTGTGGGCCgagtggtttggttttcttttacataaGCCTTTTAGTTTGATATCATACAgcaaaaataacttattttgaGTAGAAAGCACTGATCTTTGAAGGATGCTGCTCACTCCTTAAGAGGGTGTTCTTCCAACAGTGTCAGCACCAGTAGAAgctgacttatttttcttccaggtttTCTAAATCTTGACTCTTAATCTTTAAAAGTCAAGTTGCTTCTTGAAAACCTATTGAGCAGCACATTTGTATTCTAATATATAGGTTAAAAACATTTGAGATAGCATCCTCTTGAGCTTATGCTTTGAATTTTGACTTGTTCAGCATTAATGTAAGTTTCTTTCAGTTCACACTCATTAAGTTCATGCAGTTCTTGTGGTTGACAGTTGACTGTCTTGGagtattttcagttattttgaCAAATGTGAGGACTTGGATTTTTTAGGTAAGCCAGATCTGTGGTAAATGAGTGTGACAGAGGTGATATGACAGAAGTCCGAGGTTTTAGTTAGAGAGCTGTATACTGTTCAAGTAGTTGTCGTCATAATAGATCTAATCTTGTAGACAGTGATTAATGCTCAGTGATGAAACCACAGGCCTCAAATTTTAACACATTCTAACAAGATGTAGGTATCTTTTAACTACTTAGTGTTAGAAATcaatgggtttgttttttttccccctatttttaatttataaaatatacagaaaatgctgtttaatgTTTGGGGTTCTgttcacatctttcttttcaattatCATTCATTTGCTACCAGATCTGCTGTTTTTAAAGACTCCTCCTCTCTTCTGTAGGGCCCGTGCAATTCGGTTCCGACAAGATAACAACGAAGCAGTTGGAGGTTTTTTCTCACAAATTGGACAGCTGTATATGGTTCATCACCTTTGGGGTAAACTTGTTTatgtttactgtttttttttctcactcagTCAGTCCCTAACAGACTGTTGACTTTGCCCAGGGGACAAGGTTGTTTAAAAAGTCAGAGGAATGTCttaatgggatttttcttttacattggCTCTATTGAGTTTCTATATTTTTGCGCAGACAACTTCATttgtgaaagaaacaagcagGACTGAACATTTTATACTTTGTCTTGTTTCTCTCAAGTTTCTTAAGGGTTTTTCTTATCTACTTGTTTGCTTTCAataatataagaaagaaaactcagatCCTGCCATCTCTTTTTTCTGTCCCCATCCATGCTGAAGTCAGATTTTTACAGCTTAGTTTCAAGAACCACACTTGAGAGAAGGCAAGCAGTACAGTGTTGTGGCTTACTCCACCTGTTAGTTTCTGCTGATGTTTAGGTTCCTTCTACTCTGGGATTACTTTACCTTAAAGAAACTCAGTGTctaatgtttattttagaaaatatgcAGTATTAACTTTAAATCTTGACAATTCAGAATATTGTATTCcaactttaaaaatgtgattcCCCACCACCCATGTAGAACTCTGTTACGTTATCTCTCTTATCAATCTTAAGACATTTCCCCCCCATCACATTTAGGCTTCCTCATGCTGCCCCTGATAACctttattgcatttaaaaactaCCATAAGTACACTGGTTAGTTTAGGGGCCTTTTCTGTTACAGCAATGCTCACAGTCAGGTGAATGCTTTGCTGATGTCTGTTTACCAACCACCACCCAAAACACTCCAACCATGCAGTACTTACATTTGCAGAGTACATTTCGCTCTCTTCCCCAGTTCCTTCTATTTGCATTGGTTTGAGAGTGTTCCTTTTTGTGGAGAACATCTTAATTTGTAGCCTCC
This genomic interval carries:
- the NIPSNAP2 gene encoding protein NipSnap homolog 2 isoform X2, producing MVSSASRPREDSWLKSLFVRKVDPRKDAHSNLLAKRETSSLYKLQIHNVKPECLEAYNKLCQEVLPKIHEEKHYPCALVGTWNTWYGEQDQAVHLWRYEGGYPALNEVMNKLRQNKEFTEFRKERGNMLLSRKNQLLLEFSFWNEPVPRAGPNIYELRSYQLRPGTMIEWGNYWARAIRFRQDNNEAVGGFFSQIGQLYMVHHLWAYKDLQTREDIRNAAWHKPGWDELVYYTVPLIQEMESRIMIPLKISPLQ
- the NIPSNAP2 gene encoding protein NipSnap homolog 2 isoform X1 — its product is MAARVLLRWSPAGAGAGPRLPSGGGLTLRGMVSSASRPREDSWLKSLFVRKVDPRKDAHSNLLAKRETSSLYKLQIHNVKPECLEAYNKLCQEVLPKIHEEKHYPCALVGTWNTWYGEQDQAVHLWRYEGGYPALNEVMNKLRQNKEFTEFRKERGNMLLSRKNQLLLEFSFWNEPVPRAGPNIYELRSYQLRPGTMIEWGNYWARAIRFRQDNNEAVGGFFSQIGQLYMVHHLWAYKDLQTREDIRNAAWHKPGWDELVYYTVPLIQEMESRIMIPLKISPLQ